A genomic region of Colletotrichum destructivum chromosome 1, complete sequence contains the following coding sequences:
- a CDS encoding Putative saccharopine dehydrogenase, NADP binding domain, NAD(P)-binding domain superfamily, which yields MAPQKVLMLGAGFVTRPTLDILSESGVSVTVACRTLESAKALSAGVKNANPVSLDVTDDQALDREIGNHDLVISLIPYTFHATVIKSAIRQKKHVVTTSYVSPAMLELDQAAKDAGITVMNEIGLDPGIDHLYAVKTIEEVHQEGGKITSFLSYCGGLPAPESSGNPLGYKFSWSPRGVLLALRNAASFYQDGKVVNVAGPDLMATAKPYHIYPGFATVAYPNRDSTPYKERYNIPEAQTIIRGTLRYAGFPEFVKVLVDIGFLKDDEQSYCKEPIAWKEVTRNLLGASSSDEAELIKAVTSKTTFKDNEQRDHILAGLKWVGIFSSENIIPRGNPLDTICATLEKKMQYTEGERDLVVLQHKFEVELKDGTKQTRLSTLVEYGSSDPNGYSAMAKLVGVPCAVAVQQVLDGTLSERGVLAPMSSKINNPLIKELKEKYGIACKEEIVSQ from the exons ATGGCGCCCCAAAA GGTTTTGATGCTCGGTGCTGGCTTCGTCACGAGGCCGACACTCGACATTCTTTCGGAATCCGGAGTCTCCGTCACTGTCG CTTGCAGGACTCTCGAGTCCGCCAAGGCGCTCTCGGCCGGTGTCAAGAACGCCAACCCGGTGTCCCTCGATGTCACCGACGACCAAGCCTTGGACCGCGAGATTGGCAACCACGACCTGGTCATCAGCCTGATCCCCTACACTTTCCACGCCACCGTCATCAAGTCTGCCATCCGTCAGAAGAAGCATGTCGTCACGACCAGCTACGTCTCCCCGGCCATGCTTGAGCTCGaccaggccgccaaggacgccggCATCACCGTCATGAACGAGATCGGTCTCG ACCCCGGTATCGACCACCTTT ACGCCGTCAAAACCATCGAGGAGGTCCACCAGGAAGGCGGAAAGATCACCTCGTTCTTGTCCTACTGCGGTGGTCTCCCGGCCCCCGAGAGCTCTGGAAACCCGTTGGGATACAAGTTCTCATG GTCGCCCCGCGGTGTCCTCCTTGCGCTGCGCAACGCTGCCAGCTTCTACCAAGATGGCAAGGTGGTCAACGTGGCTGGTCCTG ACCTGATGGCGACTGCGAAGCCCTACCACATCTACCCTG GCTTCGCCACTGTTGCGTACCCCAACAGAGACTCAACTCCTTACAAGGAGCGCTACAACATCCCTGAGGCGCAAACCATCATCAG AGGTACTCTCCGCTACGCCGGCTTCCCCGAGTTCGTCAAGGTCCTCGTAGACATTGGCTTCCTCAAGGATGACGAGCAGAGCTACTGCAAGGAGCCAATCGCCTGGAAGGAGGTCACTCGCAACCTTCTGGGTGCTTCGTCCTCGGACGAGGCAGAGCTCATCAAGGCCGTCACGTCCAAGACCACATTCAAGGACAACGAGCAGCGGGACCACATCCTTGCCGGCCTCAAGTGGGTTGGAATCTTCTCTTCCGAGAAC ATCATCCCCCGAGGAAACCCGCTGGACACGATCTGCGCCAccctggagaagaagatgcaGTACACGGAGGGAGAGCGCGACCTTGTCGT CTTGCAACACAAGTTCGAGGTTGAGTTGAAGGATGGCACCAAACAGACCAGGCTCTCCACCCTCGTCGAGTACGGCAGCTCCGACCCGAACGGCTactcggccatggccaagCTTG TGGGCGTCCCCTGCGCCGTCGCTGTCCAGCAAGTCCTGGACGGAACCCTTTCCGAGAGGGGTGTTCTCGCTCCCATGAGCAGCAAGATCAACAACCCTCTcatcaaggagctcaaggag AAATACGGCATTGCATGCAAGGAGGAGATTGTCTCCCAGTGA